A section of the Mycolicibacterium anyangense genome encodes:
- the eccCa gene encoding type VII secretion protein EccCa, protein MPATTIEFSGDARLTPPAIPADAVVVAAPPLPDHTGGSARLSAMAAVGLVAAAGMLVWAVRSGTAISPMMVLLPGMALISTIAMMVHGGRERGSARLDDQRRRYLDHLDGLGAQMRDAAHRQHHALTWLHPPPAALWSLVGGPRMWERRASDPDFGHVRIGIGPQRLCRPIVLPPTPPAEDLDPVTAEALRRCVRNHAVVPDLPIALALTGVPAVTFDGALAEARALIRAMICQLTVSHAPATVLVTALVDGSRRAEWDWLKWLPHTRHPRTGAPMVYDDATDLEALVADAQRPHLVVIVDRSDGCAPRHRAPMTALRIGATGDVDALPLHLESQRITVTGEDCARADALTVDQARDCARRLARYRANHPGADDVAHWLARFESADGAPRTSRDQRAALRVRIGRAPDGQIVELDIKEPAAGGQGPHGLCIGATGSGKSELLRTVVTGMACLHPPEELNFVLVDFKGGATFRGLNGLPHVAAVITNLAEDDHLVMRAEEALSGEIHRRQQLLASAGQAINLESYRQARQQDPSLPLLPSLFILVDEVAELLARRPDFADLFAMIGRLGRSLGVHLLLASQRLDEGRLRGVESHLSYRICLKTSTAAESRAVIGVADAADLPTTPGSAFLRDGDGRLTRFHATYLGVPLVDDAPAQHRGAARLFTSKPGPPPAGAQDRTVLDSILDHLTRRGTPSRQIWLPPLSASPRLSDLPAAGPELSADIGLIDRPFDQCRVPLTVHTGGAGGHVAIVGAPQSGKSQTLCTLITGLAVRHDARRIQFYCLDFGGGALEVLRVLAHLGSLATRRDTELVAATVRHVEAIVRSRESGHCDEFGDVYLVVDGWQTLRDEFGDLEPRFTALATRGLSYGVHLILTAGRWADLRPALKDQIGTRLELRLGDPQDSEMDRKQAALVPLGRPGRGVTRDGHHFAIATSAELEAGTVGTWRAPPVRLLPALVDYTAVLDQAGHRPGVLLGIGESDVAPAVLDLTRDGHLLILGDRECGKTATLRVVCLEIIRNAAPQQAQLYVVDFRRGLLGLVDPAYLSGYAFSAAALADSLPALLALLRARLPTADLTPDQLRSRSWWDGPDVFVVIDDHDLVCSLGGEALTALGELLPHASDIGLHVVLARRCAGIARAFYDPLLAHLRDDRCPALLMSGSPEEGSVIGGHRPSPQPPGRGLFVSTVVAHRVQVCWSPP, encoded by the coding sequence ATGCCCGCGACGACCATCGAGTTCAGCGGTGATGCTCGGCTGACACCACCGGCCATCCCCGCCGACGCCGTGGTCGTCGCCGCCCCGCCGCTGCCGGACCACACCGGCGGCTCGGCACGGCTCTCCGCGATGGCGGCGGTCGGCCTCGTCGCCGCGGCGGGCATGCTGGTCTGGGCGGTCCGATCCGGAACCGCCATCAGTCCGATGATGGTGCTGCTGCCCGGCATGGCCCTGATCTCGACGATCGCCATGATGGTGCACGGCGGCCGGGAGCGGGGCAGCGCACGCCTCGACGACCAGCGGCGCCGATATCTCGACCATCTCGACGGTCTCGGCGCTCAGATGCGCGATGCGGCGCACCGTCAACACCACGCGCTGACATGGCTGCATCCGCCGCCGGCAGCGCTGTGGTCGCTCGTCGGCGGTCCGCGGATGTGGGAGCGCCGAGCGAGCGACCCCGATTTCGGCCACGTGCGGATCGGGATCGGCCCACAACGACTCTGCCGGCCCATCGTTCTTCCCCCGACACCGCCTGCCGAGGACCTCGACCCGGTCACCGCCGAGGCCTTGCGACGCTGTGTGCGCAACCACGCCGTCGTCCCGGATCTTCCGATCGCCCTTGCCCTCACCGGTGTGCCCGCGGTGACGTTCGACGGCGCGCTGGCCGAGGCGCGTGCGCTGATCCGGGCGATGATCTGTCAGCTCACCGTGTCGCACGCGCCCGCGACGGTGCTCGTCACCGCGCTCGTCGACGGCAGCAGACGCGCCGAATGGGACTGGCTGAAGTGGCTGCCGCACACTCGTCATCCACGCACCGGCGCGCCGATGGTCTATGACGACGCCACCGACCTCGAGGCTCTCGTCGCCGATGCGCAGCGGCCCCACCTCGTGGTGATCGTGGACCGCTCGGACGGGTGCGCGCCCCGACACCGGGCACCGATGACCGCGCTGCGGATCGGCGCCACCGGGGATGTCGACGCGCTGCCGTTGCATCTGGAATCTCAACGGATCACCGTGACCGGCGAGGACTGCGCCCGCGCCGATGCGTTGACGGTGGACCAGGCGCGCGACTGCGCCCGCCGACTGGCGCGCTACCGGGCGAACCACCCTGGCGCCGACGACGTTGCGCACTGGCTCGCCCGCTTCGAGTCCGCCGACGGTGCGCCCCGGACGTCGCGTGACCAGCGTGCCGCCCTGCGCGTTCGGATCGGCCGCGCCCCCGACGGCCAGATCGTCGAACTCGACATCAAGGAGCCCGCTGCCGGCGGTCAGGGACCGCACGGCTTGTGCATCGGGGCGACCGGATCGGGCAAGTCCGAACTCCTGCGCACGGTGGTCACCGGCATGGCCTGCCTGCATCCGCCCGAGGAACTGAATTTCGTCCTCGTCGACTTCAAGGGCGGCGCCACGTTCCGCGGGCTCAACGGCTTGCCGCACGTCGCGGCGGTCATCACCAACCTGGCCGAGGACGACCACCTGGTGATGCGAGCCGAGGAAGCGCTGTCCGGGGAGATCCATCGCCGTCAGCAGCTGCTGGCCAGCGCCGGACAGGCGATCAACCTGGAGTCCTATCGACAAGCGCGACAACAGGATCCGAGCCTTCCACTACTGCCGTCACTGTTCATCCTCGTCGATGAAGTTGCCGAACTGCTGGCCCGCAGACCCGACTTCGCGGATCTGTTCGCCATGATCGGGCGGCTCGGCCGGTCGTTGGGGGTGCACCTGCTGCTGGCCAGCCAGCGGCTGGACGAGGGGCGCCTGCGCGGGGTGGAATCGCATCTGTCGTATCGGATCTGTTTGAAGACGTCGACAGCTGCCGAATCCCGCGCGGTGATCGGCGTGGCCGACGCCGCCGACCTGCCCACCACACCGGGCTCGGCGTTCCTGCGCGACGGTGACGGGCGGCTGACCAGGTTCCACGCGACCTACCTCGGTGTCCCGCTCGTCGACGACGCTCCCGCGCAGCACCGGGGCGCTGCCCGGCTCTTCACGTCGAAGCCTGGCCCACCGCCGGCCGGCGCCCAGGACCGCACCGTCCTGGACTCGATCCTCGACCACCTCACCCGCCGGGGAACACCGTCGCGCCAGATCTGGCTGCCACCACTGAGCGCATCGCCGCGGCTGTCTGACCTGCCGGCCGCCGGTCCAGAGCTGAGCGCGGACATCGGACTCATCGACCGGCCCTTCGACCAGTGCCGGGTGCCGCTGACGGTCCACACCGGCGGCGCCGGCGGCCACGTGGCCATCGTCGGCGCGCCGCAGAGTGGTAAATCACAGACCCTGTGCACCCTGATCACGGGGCTGGCCGTCCGGCACGACGCCCGTCGAATCCAGTTCTACTGCCTCGACTTCGGCGGCGGTGCACTCGAGGTGTTGCGGGTGCTTGCGCACCTCGGTTCGCTGGCCACCCGCCGGGACACCGAGCTGGTGGCGGCAACGGTCCGGCATGTCGAAGCGATCGTGCGCTCACGCGAGAGTGGGCACTGCGACGAGTTCGGGGATGTCTACCTCGTCGTGGACGGATGGCAAACCCTGCGCGACGAATTCGGTGATCTCGAGCCACGATTCACCGCGCTGGCCACCCGCGGCCTGTCCTACGGTGTGCACCTCATCCTCACCGCAGGACGCTGGGCCGACCTCCGGCCGGCGCTGAAAGACCAGATCGGCACCCGCCTGGAGCTGCGTCTCGGTGATCCGCAGGACTCTGAGATGGACCGCAAGCAAGCGGCTCTCGTCCCGCTCGGCCGGCCTGGGCGCGGCGTCACCCGCGACGGCCACCACTTCGCCATCGCCACCTCGGCGGAGCTGGAAGCCGGCACGGTGGGGACGTGGCGGGCCCCGCCCGTGCGGCTGCTTCCCGCACTGGTCGACTACACCGCGGTCCTCGACCAGGCCGGCCACCGCCCGGGTGTTCTCCTCGGCATCGGCGAATCCGATGTGGCTCCTGCAGTTCTCGACCTCACCAGAGACGGCCACCTGCTGATCCTCGGCGATCGGGAGTGCGGCAAAACCGCCACACTGCGGGTCGTGTGCCTCGAGATCATCCGCAATGCGGCACCGCAGCAGGCCCAGCTCTATGTGGTGGATTTCCGGCGCGGACTACTCGGCCTGGTCGACCCGGCCTACCTGAGCGGGTATGCCTTCTCCGCTGCGGCCCTCGCCGACTCCCTGCCGGCCCTGCTCGCGTTGTTGCGCGCTCGACTGCCGACCGCCGATCTCACACCCGACCAGCTGCGCAGCCGATCCTGGTGGGACGGCCCTGATGTGTTCGTCGTCATCGACGATCACGACCTTGTCTGCAGCCTCGGTGGCGAGGCACTCACCGCGCTGGGTGAGCTGCTGCCGCACGCATCGGATATCGGTCTGCACGTCGTCCTTGCGCGGCGCTGCGCGGGCATCGCCCGCGCGTTCTACGACCCGCTGCTCGCGCATCTGCGTGACGATCGTTGTCCGGCCCTGCTGATGAGCGGCTCTCCCGAAGAAGGATCGGTCATCGGTGGACATCGACCGTCGCCTCAGCCACCGGGACGCGGTCTTTTCGTGAGTACTGTTGTCGCGCACCGTGTTCAGGTGTGCTGGAGTCCGCCGTGA